The genomic segment AGATGCCAAATTTGTATTCTCGCGTTTTGAGAGCTTGACTGATTTTTTGAATGTAAAATTTAGTACAGCAAGTTTTTTTAGTGCTACTTTCGAAGGGAATTCTGCATTTCAAGAAATTGAAATTAAAGGAAAAGCTGTATTTACAGATGCTTTTTTCGAGAGAAAGGTTGATTTTAGATTGAGGAGTTTTCTTGGAGAGCTTTTATTCAACAATGCAACTTTTGAAGGTGCTTGTTCTATTTCCTCAAGTTGTGATAATAAGGCTCTTCTTACAAGCACAAGAAGATTGACCTTTCAAGGTGCCGATTTTAGAAGGTGGCTGAAAATTGATGGTTATTTCACCTGCATTCCTGATATGAGGGCAACAAAAACTGGCCACCATGTGGATTTGAGCGGGTTGAGGGTAATGTTAAGGCGAGGTTTTGTTCAAGAAGGTTGGGGGGTTGAAAAAGCAATTGATCCTGCCGATTCAGAGCGATTGTGTCGGCTGAAAGAGCTTGCTGAGTCAAATAAGGATCATAAACGAGCATTGGAGTTCCATGCTGCTGAAAGTACTGCTCGGAGGTGGGGGATCTAAGTCCATTACAGTCAATGCTGGATATTGTTTATTCACTCACAAGTAATTATGGACAGAGTATCGCGAGACCTTTCTCTTACTTACTATTATCAATAGTACTATTTGCTATATTTAGCATCAAACAACCTGAATGTATCCATAAAGACGAAGGTGCATTCATAACTGCACTAACAGTTTCTATCGCTACTGTCACGCCATTCATCTCAATATCTAAAACAGAGCGCGAAGCAGGTATCAAAAAGCTATATGGTGATAAGACTCCGGAAGATTATGGCCTCTACAGCTATGCTCACGCAGGAGGATCATTTATCTTCATATTCTTAACCGGCCTTGGCCTGAGAAACCGATTCAGAATTTAACTTACATTCTGAAACTAAACAAACCTCGCAACAGCGGGGTTTTTTTATGTCTAAGCAAAGGAGGCCAGTTCGCTTTCCCTTTCTTTTTTGTAACATTTTTTCTGTCTGATTTTTTCAAATCATTGATATTAAATAAAAAAGATATTGGAGAGTATGCGTGTGTACATGCCGAAACATCTTTGGCTTGTGTATTTTGCGCTGCTGGGTGATATTTTTGCCCGCTAACACACAATAATAAGAGGGAAACGCATGAAAAAAACAGCATTAGTGATTGCTTTGACAGCTGCACTGGCAGCTCTGGGTGGGTGTTCATCACAAGGTGAACGCGGTACTCAGGTCGTCGCCCCGCAGAAGGCGCAGGCGCTTAAATCGGGTATTGAGCAAAGCCATTTTGATACGAGTGTCAGGCCGCAGGATGACTTTTTCCAGTATGTAAATGGTAGCTGGCTTGCGAATACAGATATTCCGGCGGATAAGGCGTCCTGGGGTAGTTTCGACCGTTTGCGGTTTGAGTCGGATGAAGCGGTAAAAACGCTGATCCACGAAGCGCAGCAACAGTCGGGCAAAGCAGGCAGTAGCGAGCAGAAAATCGGTGATTTGTACGCCAGCTTTATGAATGAGCAGGCGCTTGAGCAACTTGGGCATAAACCGTTGCAGCCGCTGCTGGCAGACATTGCCGCGATTGACTCATACGATCAGCTGAGTACGCTGATGGGCAAACTGCAAAGGCATCAGGTTACTACGCCTTTAGGTGTATTTGTGGTACCAGATGGCAAAGATGCACGCTTCAATGCCTTGTATGCGGCGCAAGATGGCATAGGTATGCCAGACAAAGACTATTACAGTAAAGACGATGATAAATCTGTGCAGCTGAGGGCCGACTATCAGAACATGGTGGTGACCATGTTGCGTTTGATTGGGGAGCCAAACCCCGAAGCACAGGCCAGGGCGGTGCTTGCGGTTGAAACTAAGCTGGCTGATATTATGTGGAGCCGCACCAAAAGCCGCGAAATCAGCCTGATCTACAACCCCCATGGTACTGCTGAGTTTGAGGCAAAACTGGGTAAACTTAACTGGGATAACGTATCAGCCGGGCTGGGCCTGCCGGCGCAAGACAAAATCATTGTTATGCAGCCAAGCTACTTCGAAGAGTTGGGCACATTATTCGATCAAATCTCCCTAGCGGATTGGCAAACCTATCTGAAGTTTCACACAGTCAACAGCTTTGCAGAGTTGCTGAGCTCGCCCTTTGCTGATGCCCGGTTTGCTTTTTATAGTAAATCATTGCGAGGGGTGACTGAGCAGCAGCCAAGATGGCAACGTGGTGTGGTTATGACCAATGCAATGTTGGGCGAAGAAGTCGGCAAGCTGTATGTGGCCAGACACTTTTCGCCTGCGGCAAAGGCCCGCATGGAGACTCTGGTACAGAACCTGATTGCAGCGTACCGAATGAGTATCGATAACCTGGACTGGATGACTGACGAAACCAAAGCTGCGGCGCAGGATAAGCTCACCAAAGTCAGTTATAAAATAGGGTATCCCGATCACTGGCGTTCCTACGATTTTGAGATCAAAGCCGACGATCTGGTTGGCAATGTGATCCGCGCCAGAGGACATGAGACAGACTTCCAACTGGGTCAGGTTGGTCAGCCGGTTGATCAGACTAAGTGGGAAATGACACCGCAAACAGTGAATGCCTACTATCACCCGCTGAAGAACGAAATTGTGTTTCCTGCCGCGATATTGCAGCCGCCGTTTTTTGATATGAGCGTGGATGATGCCGTCAATTACGGCGCCATAGGTGCCGTGATAGGGCATGAACTGGGACACGGGTTTGATGATCAGGGGGCGCAGTTTGATGGTGATGGTAATATACGTAACTGGTGGCAGGACGCCGATCTGGACCAGTTTAAACAACGTACCGATGCACTGGTTGCACAGTACGATAGCTATAAACCGTTTGCAGATGCCGCAGTAAATGGTCGCATGACACTGGGCGAGAACATTGGTGATTTAGGTGGCCTGACTGTGGCTTACAAAGCTTACTTGCTGTCACTATCGGGTAAGGACAAAGAAATCATTGACGGCTATACGCCAGAGCAACGCTTTTTTATTGGCTTTGCGCAAAGCTGGAGAACCAAAAAGCGTGAAGCGGCGGCGCGTCAGCGTTTGATCACGGATGTACACTCTCCGGCGCAGTATCGGGCAAATGGTCCTTTATCTAACTTTACGCCTTTCTACGAGGCATTTGCTGTGAAAGAAGGCGATAAGCTTTTCCGACCACAAAGCGAACGCGTTAAGATCTGGTAGTCTCTAGTCTGGCTTAGACTATTTCCTCAGGCGGCACAGTCGTGTTCGCCTGAGTGATACCGCCTCCTTCACACTTGTACAAATTCTTCACTGCCTTGGTCGGGCACAAAGCACGACGAGCAACCCGGCATAATAAAATCAGCAAAATAAGTTATTTAATTGAAAGCTTTTTGTTACTGTGTTTTTATGCTCATTGTGGGTAAAACATCAATCAGGGTAGGGAAATAATGCATAATAAAAAAAGGTTTTTAGTTTTGGCTGTCGCCGCTGGCGTGCTGAGCGCTTGCTCTTTTAATCAAAACCCCGAAGGGTCTTATTCTGGGGATGATAGGGTTAATTTAGGGGGCGCTTCCCAGCTGTTGCCAGCAGGCGGTTTCGTTGCGGTTGATTTACCAGCATTAATTGCAGACAAAACACGTAGCGAGTTAACCGCAGAGCTATATGAAAAGTTAGAAAAAAACACAATAGCCAAAGATGGTGAAACAAAACAGTTGAATTCCGAAATGCTCGGTTATCTCGAAGCCAATGATTACTGTAGTGCAGACACAGATGCAGATGAAGACGCCTGTATTGCTGAACGCGAAATGCTCAGCTTTGCTGTGCAGCAATATGCCTCTTATGGAACGGATAAACAACTGGCGATCAGAAATCGGGTACAGGATAGAATTTTATCTGCCTCTACCCAGCGTTGTAACTTATACAAGGTCTATCTGAAGCGTATTGAATCCCGAAACAACTTCTGGCTGGGAACGGTGACTACGGTGTTTGGCGGTGCGGGGGCTGTGTTTACCAGTGAAAGCGCTTCCAGGATCCTGGCCGGACTGGCGGGTGTAACGAGCGGGGTGAGGGCTGAATTCAATCAAGCCTACCTGGCCAATCAGGCGACGGAACTGATTGCCAAAGGGATCGACCTGAAAAGGCGTGGTATTAAGGCTGAAATTACACTGAGGCAGCAAGAGACAGATGTCCAGAAATACTCTTTATTTGGCGCAGTCAGCGATGCACTTGAATACCATGGCGCGTGTAATATTCTGACCGGGCTTGAAGTTGCCAGCAAAGCCGTTGATAACCTGGAAGACCCTGATTTCAGTGTGCTCACCAAAAACCTCTATCGTAGTAAACATCTTGAAGAAGTGATGGATGGTACATTACCGGCAAACTTCAGATATGCTGAGCTGGCGAATGAAACACTGGCGGCGGTGCCAGAGAAAACCCCCAGTGATGAATTCAAACGGTTATTCCACTCGGTGCTGATACCAGACACAGACACGCCGATCACAACACAAGTAAACGGTGTGCTTGGTAAGTTAGTCACAGATAGCAAGATAAATGCGGCACGGCAGGCAAGTATCATGGCATTAACAGACGCCGGCGGTCAGCCCTGGCTGCCTCAGCTGGATACGCGCTTAACCCAGTATAGGGCTGCTCAATTAGACCGCTTTATGGCGCTGGAACGCAGCTTACTCTTACCCGATGATGGCAAGCTGCACAGTGCTCAGATGCTGAATAAAGAAATTAAGCAAATGGTGCAAGAAGTGCAGCTGATGAATGAGAAGCTGCAAGCAGGCTTAACACTGCTGGGAGATGCACAATTTGATATTAACGACAATAACAAGATTGCTGAGGTTTATCAGTGGATAAACGACGCTATCCCTGACTAATCGTTTAAGCAGCATAAACAAAAACAGGGCGCTACTTCACGGGCGCCCTGTTTTTTATCTCGCGTATTGCTGATGCAGGGTTTACGTCAGTTCAGCTTCTGCCAACTGACATAGCTCATGCAGTACTTTGACATAAGCGTGTGCCAGCCCTTCAATGGTCTCCCGACGGTGAATGGCATGACTGAAAGACCAGTGGAAGCTGATCTGTCCCTGGTTCACAAAACAGTCGATCCCCAGCAAGGCAGAGCGATGGGCTTTCGGGCTGTGTAGCGGCCCGATGGCGTCATCGCTTATCACCATCTTAGGCGATGCATTGCCCTGACTGACAAACTGGCCAAGATAGTTAAACTCTATCTGTGGCTTAGGCAAGTGCTGCAGCTGCTCAGCCTGATCACTGGCATAATTCAGTACCCCGTAGCCCATCCCTTTGTTCGGCACTGCGTCCAGCTGCGACTGAATGCTTTGCAGGCCGCTCACCAGATCCGCATGCTGGTCAAGCTGCAATACCACTGGGTAGATTTTAGTAAACCAACCCAGAGTGCGGCTGATGTCGACACTGTCCACGCCGGGCAGTTCATCCCGTCCGTGACCTTCAAGGCTCACGGCAAGGTGGTCGGCGCCATGCCACTGGGCTATTACCCGATGCAAAGCAGTCAGTAACAGTGCATTGATCTGGGTTGAAAACGCCTGTGGAATGGTCCGCAATAACGTATCGGTGCGGGTTTCATCCAGCGCAACTGAGACCACTTCGGCACACGCTTCGGTGTTGTCCTGCACCGCAAAATCCTGAGGCAGGGCCGGCACTTTGTCGAAGGGCAGGCTGCGCCAGTAATTCAGCTCATCTCGGTACACACCGGCATGTTCTGCCAGGTGATGACCCCACTCAATGTACGATAAGGTCGTGGGCAGCAATGTCTCGGCTTGTGGCTCGGCACTTTCAATCAGCTGATACAGGTCCTCAAAAATGGCGCGCCAGCCCATCATATCAATCGCCAGGTGGTGCATAATAAACACCAGCTTTTGAGGTCGGTGCTGTCCACAATCGAATAATAAGACCTTGCTGATCGGCCCCAGTTGCAGATCCAGGCTGGCCTGAGCATCTCCGGCTATGAGCTGAAGCTGCTCTGCCATCAGGCTGTCGTCATGCTGGCTTAAATCATGATACTCAAGCATCAGACCTGCGTCTGTCTGGTCTATCCTTTGTTGCCATTGTCCTTCCTGACGCTCAAAGCGCAGGCGGAAGATCTCATGATGCTTGTCCAGCTGTGTGACTACCTCAGCAATAAAGTCTGGCGACTGAGGCTGTAACAAAGTGAAGGCAAAAGCCTGATTCCAGTGGTGTTGCTCGGCAAATCCTTGCTCGAAGAAACGTGCCTGAATAGGCACCAGCGGGCCAGACAGGCGGGCTTCAACCGGCGCCTGTTCACAGCCGGTGAGTGCCGTACAGCAGGCCGCCACCTGGCTCAGGGTTTGCTGTGCCAGCAGATCCTTCACCTGCAGACGCCAGCCGTCGCGTTTCAGACGAGCACCAAGCTGAATGGCAATCAGTGAATCGCCACCCAAAGAGAAGTAGTTATCGGCAAGCGAAATTTGCGTTGTTTCCAGGCTCAGTAACTCGGCCAATGCCACTACCAGTGCGTGTTCTGCGTCACTTTGCGGTGCGACGCGCTGTGCTTCACCTGTTTTTATCAGGTTGAGCTCGGGCAGCTTCTTACGGTCTACCTTAAGACTTGGCAGGCGCGGCAGCGCCGTGAGTTGCTGATATACGCCAGGTCTGTGGGTTTGCGGTAAATGGGCCTCTGCATGGGCTCTGAGTGCGCTTTGCAGATCATCGTCTGTGTCTTCGCGCGCCACCCAGTAGGCGACCAGCACTGGCTTGTTGTTTTGTGTGGCCAAGGGTTTGACTGCCACACACAGCTCTTTTACGCCAGCCAGAGTTGCCAGTTGGTTTTCAATCTCTTCTGGCTCCAGACGCACCCCGTTCAGTTTCACCTGATGGTCGCGGCGTCCTGCATAAAGGTATTCACCCTGTTGATCCCGCCAGACCAAATCACCACTGCGATAGTAGCGCTGGCCGTTCAGGGTAACAAAGGCGCGGCGGGTTAACTCGCTGTCGTTGCAGTAGCCCTGTGCCAGTTTGAGCCCGCTGAGCAGCAGTTCGCCAGTGACGCCATCGGGAACCGGATTGAGGTTGTGATCGACCACCACGGCGGCGATTGGTCCGGCCGGGTTGCCTATTTTGACTGCTTGTTCAGGGTCAAAGGTTCGCGGCGCGCGCCAAAACAGACTGTCGACACAACATTCGGTCGGGCCATACAGGTTAATTAGCTCGCTGCCGGGCAGGGCCTGATAAAATGCCGTGACGGTTGACGCCTTGAGGGCTTCACCGCCGGCTTTGACATATCTCAGGCTATCCAGGGTGGCAAACTCGGGCTGTTGCAACAAAATGTCCAGCATACTGGGGACCAGGTGCAACTGACTGATATGGTTATCTCTGAGCAGGGCTATCAGTCGGTCCGGTTCATTGTGCACGTCGGCCGGGGCCAGATACAAACTGCTGCCACAGGCCATAAAGGGCAACAAGGCATTGATTGAGGCGTCGAACACCACTGGTGTGATCAACAAACAGCTATCCTGAGGCTGCAAGTCAAATTCACTGACATGCCAGCGAATATGCTCAGCCAGCGCCTGGTGGCTGATCTCAACCCCTTTAGGCTGACCCGTTGACCCCGAAGTAAAGAGTATATAGGCCAACGCACTGGGCCCGGGTAACTCGCACGCCGGGTGAATTGTGCTGGCAAGGGCCGTAGGCGTGTCGATGTGGCATTGTGGCACGGTGAGTGCCTGGCAGCTGTCCAGTAAGGATTCCTCACAGATCAGGATTTTAGCCTTGACCTTATTGGCGATGTACTCGATACGTTCTGCCGGGAAGCCCGGGTCTGCAGGCACATAGACACCACCTGCATACCAGATGGCCAACAGTGCGCGTATTAAGTCCACCGAACGAGGCAGCGCCAGAACTACGGCATCGCCCGGACAACAACCCTGTGCAATCAGGCCGTGTGCCAGCGCTTTTGCATTGGCTTCCAGCTCAGCAAAGCTGACGTCCTGTGTACCATCGGTCAGGGCCGTTGCCTGTGCTCTGAGTGCAACCTGCTGGCTGAACTCATCCAGCAAGGTGGTGTTTTGCGCGGCGTTCACAGGTGCTGCGCAGACCAATGCCGTTTCAGACAGTTGCAGCGGCTGGTGTGCGTCTTCAACCAGTCGGTTCAGATTGGCGCACAGGCTGTCGAGCAATGTCTGGATCCCTGCACGGTTGTACCTGGCTGTTTTATAGCCCAGGTTAAGGCTGAACGTGTCGCCCGGGCAAACGCTCAGGGTCAGGCCAAAGGCGGTATTTTCTCTCGCGTGTAAATCACAGATAGCCAGACCGTCACCGCGCATCATGTCTTCGTCAACCGGGTAGTTTTCAAACACCAGTATGCTCTCGTACAGGTCGTCTTCGGCGTCAATCTGTGCCCATTTCTTGATCTCCTGAGCAGAGCTGAATTGCCAGGTCATCAGGGCGCTTTGACAGTCGCTGATCTGCTGAACCAGCTCGCTACCCGTTTGTCGAGGCTGACAGTCTACTATCATAGGCAGGGTATTGATAAACAGGCCTGTCATATCCAATATGCCGGTCATGTCGGTGGGACGGCCAGAAACCGTTACGCCAAAGACTACCTGATTACTATGGCATACAGTGCTGAGAGTCAGTGCCCAGGCAGCCTGTACCAGGTTGTTTAATGTGGTGCCTTGTTGTTCTGCATGCTCACGCAGCTTGGCAAACTGCTCATCGCTCAGCGTCTCGCTCAGCATAGCGAAATTCTGCGCTTCATCTGATGTGGATGGCGCCAGCAATAATTTACGCTGCTCAGGCAAGGCCGCTAAATAGGCTTGCCAGAACTGCTGCTGAGCTTGTTTATCTCGCCCGGCAACCAAATCAACATACTCGCGATAAGGCGTCAGAGCGCGCATTTGGGTGCCCGGCTTTAATGCCGCAGATAACTGTTGCAACAGATTAGCCTGAGACCAGCCATCGAGGATGATATGGTGATAGGTCCAGCAAAACAGGGTGCGTTGCTCGCTTAGGCGGATCAGTTGCAGACGAAATTGCCCTGG from the Pseudoalteromonas sp. R3 genome contains:
- a CDS encoding pentapeptide repeat-containing protein — protein: MEKELERKLTGLPDKVTKLEGDDAILLWLKGKDAWNKWMEEHPGSSITFTDIDFSPEFIKARLASYNQLPELLEWSKSKQLISFEEYQFHGNVYFDNVKFYSDVSFEGAIFRDELIFFDSKFYSDVDFSRAVFCGSHTLFHNVEFLKDAKFVFSRFESLTDFLNVKFSTASFFSATFEGNSAFQEIEIKGKAVFTDAFFERKVDFRLRSFLGELLFNNATFEGACSISSSCDNKALLTSTRRLTFQGADFRRWLKIDGYFTCIPDMRATKTGHHVDLSGLRVMLRRGFVQEGWGVEKAIDPADSERLCRLKELAESNKDHKRALEFHAAESTARRWGI
- a CDS encoding M13 family metallopeptidase, translated to MKKTALVIALTAALAALGGCSSQGERGTQVVAPQKAQALKSGIEQSHFDTSVRPQDDFFQYVNGSWLANTDIPADKASWGSFDRLRFESDEAVKTLIHEAQQQSGKAGSSEQKIGDLYASFMNEQALEQLGHKPLQPLLADIAAIDSYDQLSTLMGKLQRHQVTTPLGVFVVPDGKDARFNALYAAQDGIGMPDKDYYSKDDDKSVQLRADYQNMVVTMLRLIGEPNPEAQARAVLAVETKLADIMWSRTKSREISLIYNPHGTAEFEAKLGKLNWDNVSAGLGLPAQDKIIVMQPSYFEELGTLFDQISLADWQTYLKFHTVNSFAELLSSPFADARFAFYSKSLRGVTEQQPRWQRGVVMTNAMLGEEVGKLYVARHFSPAAKARMETLVQNLIAAYRMSIDNLDWMTDETKAAAQDKLTKVSYKIGYPDHWRSYDFEIKADDLVGNVIRARGHETDFQLGQVGQPVDQTKWEMTPQTVNAYYHPLKNEIVFPAAILQPPFFDMSVDDAVNYGAIGAVIGHELGHGFDDQGAQFDGDGNIRNWWQDADLDQFKQRTDALVAQYDSYKPFADAAVNGRMTLGENIGDLGGLTVAYKAYLLSLSGKDKEIIDGYTPEQRFFIGFAQSWRTKKREAAARQRLITDVHSPAQYRANGPLSNFTPFYEAFAVKEGDKLFRPQSERVKIW